Genomic DNA from Candidatus Rokuibacteriota bacterium:
GGAGCGGCTCACGATCCGCTGATACTCGGCGGCCAGGGTGAGGTCGTAGGGGAGGGGAAGCGTGAGCCCGACCATATGCGTGGACTCGGTGTCGAACCGCTCCTTCGTGTTCGGGCTCGCCACGGGGAGCAGCGTGTTCGTGTTCCGGTAATCCCGCAGGTGGATGTCGAAGTCGTATTTAAAGCGCAGCCCCGCCCAGGGCAGCGTGTACTGGAGGCCCGCAAGGACCCGATGCCCTAGGTAGCTGAAATTCTTCCCGCGACGGCTCGGCCCTTCGGTGTCGTCGAAGTCCCACTGGTATCCGAGCTTGAGGAGATGCTTGTCGCCTTCGAAACGGAAGATATGGGTGAGGCCAGCCATCCAGTTGTTGCCGTCGCGCTTGTCCTCTCTGGGGATGTTCGTGTCGTTAGCGAACTGCTTGTTCTGATACCGGAGCTGGAGGGCGGTGAGGTTGTTGAGGTTCTCGACCAAAGCCGCCACCGGCGCCACGGTATGCCGCTGGACGAACTCGTCGTCGTCCAGGGTGAGAAAATCGTAGGCGTACTGGAGCGCCAGTTGATAGGGGAGCGCTCCCACCGTACTCCGGTAGGTGACGCCGAGGCCGCCCAGGTGATCCACGATATTGAAGCTCGGGAGGTCGTTGTTGTAAGTGGTGAAGAACGAGTACGTGGCCGTGGCCTCCACCGACCCGATCCGGAGAAACGCGTAGTCCAACCGGAGACTGGCTAGCCACCCCGGACTCTCATGCTTCTGCTGCCGCAGCACCTGGACGAGCGCGTCCGCGCTGGGCTCTGGGTTGACGGAGACGTTGTCATCGAAGAAACCGCCGACGCGAACCTCAGCCCTGAACCGCCGCTCCTTTTCCCGGGCTGCGACAACGGCCTCCCGCAGGCGTTCGGCGGGACCGGTGAGCGGCGAGGCGGGCTGAAGCCGGAGGGCCTCCTCGATCTCGGCGGCGGCTCGCTCAGGGAGTCCCAAGATCCCGAGCGCCAGGCCTGAATAGAACCGGGTGAGCTGCTGGATGTTGGGATCAGTCGTCGCTCCTGCGCGGAAAGCCCGGAGGGCCCCCTGATAATCCTTCTTCCGGTAGCGCATGAACCCCACATAGTACCCGAGGCCATCCAACCTTGGATTGACGGTAAAGACCTGCTCCAGAAGGAGCTGGGCCTGCTCGTACTTCTCCAGGCTGAAGTAAACCACCCCGAGCTGGAAGAGGACGGTCTGATCCTTCGGGTCACGGGTCCGCGCGCGCTCGAGGGCTTCGACAGCCTGGTCGAAGCGCCCGAGAGCCACGCGCACGAGGCCCGTGTAGTAGAGGGCGTCCACGTTGTTCGGGTCCAGCTCCAGGGCCTGGCCCAGCGCGGCTAGCGCATCCTCGTAACGCTTTTCCTCGTAGGCGAGGATTGCCTGGGCGACGAAGACCTCTGCCTCCGCCTGCTGGGCCGACGCCGGCGCGCTCACCAGGCCGACAGCCAGGGTCGCGCCGAACAACGTCGCCATGAAAAGAAGAAGGCCTCCCAGAGCACCACTCCCTGAGAGGCCTTGCTGTTGCATCACGTTCTCCCGCGCTGAGCAAGTTTCTAGTCAACCGCAACGGCCTGTGGTCCATTTTCTAGCAGCGCAGTCCACCTTTGTCAACGAAAAAATCGGTCACTGCAGGGTAGGTCCCGTGGCTTCGTTGGGAGGGGCGAAGCCCGGCTCGATCCCGTCGGTGCGCCGGACGCCCCAGGCCGCTAGCTTGGCGAGGAGCGTGTTGCGGTGGAGGCCCAGGAGCCGCGCCGCCCGGCTCTGGTTCCACTCCACGCGCTCCAGCACGCGCAGGATGAACTGGAGCTCGAACTGCTCGCGCGCCACCTTGAGCGTGGGTGGCGCGTCGGCGGCCCCCGGGCCCGCGTGGTTCGCGAGGGCGAGGTCGAGCGGGAGGTTGTCCAGGGAGAGGACGGGGCCCGTGGCCAGCGCGACCGAGCGCTCGATGATGTTCTCCAGC
This window encodes:
- a CDS encoding tetratricopeptide repeat protein; translation: MATLFGATLAVGLVSAPASAQQAEAEVFVAQAILAYEEKRYEDALAALGQALELDPNNVDALYYTGLVRVALGRFDQAVEALERARTRDPKDQTVLFQLGVVYFSLEKYEQAQLLLEQVFTVNPRLDGLGYYVGFMRYRKKDYQGALRAFRAGATTDPNIQQLTRFYSGLALGILGLPERAAAEIEEALRLQPASPLTGPAERLREAVVAAREKERRFRAEVRVGGFFDDNVSVNPEPSADALVQVLRQQKHESPGWLASLRLDYAFLRIGSVEATATYSFFTTYNNDLPSFNIVDHLGGLGVTYRSTVGALPYQLALQYAYDFLTLDDDEFVQRHTVAPVAALVENLNNLTALQLRYQNKQFANDTNIPREDKRDGNNWMAGLTHIFRFEGDKHLLKLGYQWDFDDTEGPSRRGKNFSYLGHRVLAGLQYTLPWAGLRFKYDFDIHLRDYRNTNTLLPVASPNTKERFDTESTHMVGLTLPLPYDLTLAAEYQRIVSRSNLAVFSFDRNVVSLSLIWSY